The following coding sequences are from one Cygnus atratus isolate AKBS03 ecotype Queensland, Australia chromosome 15, CAtr_DNAZoo_HiC_assembly, whole genome shotgun sequence window:
- the LOC118249344 gene encoding galanin receptor type 1-like, whose translation MNSSPPVPRAPPGLLQLWQEENQTQGGLWNGSQELGWEELEKMLFLFAKEPVTISLTAMYLVSFVVGFVGNIMSIRVLTRKRPSRASSLSATRSLLINLAVCDLMVVCVCMPITVGNLIYKAWVYGDFLCRAVPFIQAVSVSASVLSLTVISVNRYYSVHNPLNARSFFTQKRILSTILVVWLLSSGICMPLIFMNRRDEIGVVEGLPLVFSICREIWPQERLKQAYNFLLFCALYCLPVLFNMVICFLTVRRLWSRSSQLKESSALNRSLPASRLKIRKKVAQMVVALVLLFAISWLPVYLMDIWIDFNIPKSLQDVTPSPWILQLRPFAQWLGLNNSSLNPICYCFVGNLYRSAKEMKSKYHQRMVSLFNFSLSEGTTRSSVPELLSYQSSTQPARKGPSATGRRFQGGQGNKNKRGRLNSCQHPPPNTVSSENTSL comes from the coding sequence atGAATTCCTCGCCCCCCGtcccccgggccccccccggcttgctgcagctctggcaggaGGAGAACCAGACCCAAGGCGGGCTGTGGAAcgggagccaggagctgggctgggaagagctggagaagaTGCTCTTCCTCTTCGCCAAGGAGCCCGTCACCATCAGCCTCACGGCCATGTACCTGGTGTCCTTCGTGGTGGGCTTCGTGGGCAACATCATGTCCATCAGGGTGCTCACTCGGAAGCGCCCGAGCCGGGCGTCCAGCCTGAGTGCCACCCGCAGCCTCCTCATCAACCTGGCCGTGTGCGACCTCATGGTGGTGTGCGTCTGCATGCCCATCACCGTGGGGAACCTCATCTACAAAGCCTGGGTGTATGGGGACTTCCTTTGCCGGGCCGTGCCCTTCATCCAGGCCGTTTCGGTCTCTGCCAGCGTCCTCAGCCTGACCGTCATCAGTGTGAACCGGTACTACAGCGTGCACAACCCGCTCAACGCCCGCTCTTTCTTCACCCAGAAGAGGATCCTGAGCACCATCCTGGTGGTGTGGCTGCTGTCTTCGGGGATCTGCATGCCGCTCATCTTCATGAACAGACGGGATGAGATTGGGGTGGTGGAGGGCCTGCCCCTGGTGTTCTCCATCTGCAGGGAGATTTGGCCTCAGGAGAGGCTCAAGCAAGCCTACaactttctgctcttctgtgctCTCTACTGCCTGCCGGTCCTGTTCAACATGGTCATCTGCTTCCTCACGGTGCGCCGGCTGTGGAGCCGCAGCAGCCAGCTGAAGGAGAGCAGTGCCCTGAACCGCTCTCTGCCGGCCTCCAGGCTGAAGATCCGCAAGAAGGTGGCCCAGATGGTGGTGGCCCTGGTCCTGCTCTTCGCCATCTCCTGGCTGCCCGTCTACCTGATGGACATCTGGATCGATTTCAACATCCCCAAGTCCTTGCAGGATGTGACTCCTTCTCCTTGGATCCTGCAGCTCAGGCCTTTTGCCCAGTGGCTCGGCCTCAACAATTCCAGCCTCAACCCTATATGCTATTGCTTTGTTGGGAACCTCTACAGGTCAGCCAAGGAGATGAAGAGCAAGTACCACCAAAGAATGGTCTCTCTCTTTAACTTCTCTCTGTCTGAAGGGACAACCCGTTCCTCAgtcccagagctgctctcttACCAGAGCTCCACGCAGCCTGCGAGGAAAGGACcctctgccacaggcaggagGTTTCAGGGAGGACAGGGCAATAAGAACAAGCGTGGACGCTTGAATTCTTGCCAGCATCCACCCCCGAACACTGTCTCCAGTGAGAACACTTCCTTGTAA